In the Herpetosiphon gulosus genome, CAGCTAAGCCACCAATCGCCCAGCGGGTCAGGTCGCTTTGCATGGCCTGATATTGCTGCTGAGTGCGATTAACCTCAAAAAGCGCATACGCCTGCACATTGCCCTCGATCAGCTGAGTGATACTACGGATCTCTTCCATCAGCACCAAATTCTCGGCAAAGGTTTTGTTCTGGGCGATCTGAATGCCGACCTGATCGATCGAACTACGGAGCGTTTGCAGCGTGTGCTGAATAATGCGCAGCTTGACCCGACCTTTTTCCGAACTGGAGTTATCGATCATCTGCTCGATGCGATGGTCAACATCGCCCAAGATCGCATATTGAGTGCCTTGGGCAAACGGTTTCTTACCAGCGATGATCTCCCAGATCTCGGCATCAATCGATGGCTTGATATAACCGTTGATGCTATTGGCGGTGGTAATATTCTGAATAAGCACGTCATATTGGGTCTTGTATTCTAGACCAGGGACAATTAGGAAGACATATGGCACGCTCATTAGGATGACCACCATCAGCAATGCTAGCAGAATTTTATCGCGGATGGAAAGTCGCAGACGAAGCCGAGGAGCCGCAGATCGTTTAGTCAATGCAACTGCGATAGGCGCACGATTTGGCAAATGCTCATCCATCAAAAACATCCTCTCGCAATCTGTTCTCGTTAGGAGTGTCGGCGGAATTCATTGGGTGGTTGCCCAACAACCTTACGAAACACCGAGTAGAAATAGCGCGGGTTCTGATAGCCAATGCGATAGGCGATCTCGCTGGCGGTCAGCGAGGTTGAACGCAGCAGTTCGATGGCTTTGCGAATGCGGACATGGGTCAAGTAGTCAATAAAGGTCTCGCCCACCTCGCGCCGAAAGACAGCACTGAAATAGGTTGGGCTAAGCAACACATGAGCAGCTGCCTGGCTCAGCGACATGGCAGGATCGGCGTAGTTGGCATCGATATAAGCGCGAGCTTTCATGACGATTGCACCACCGTGGAGGTGATCGTGGTCGTATGGCTCGACTTCCACTGGGGGTTCGAAGCTACTGATCTGCGCCAGCGCTTGGGAAAACGATTGGGAGATCAAGCTGAGTCGCTCGGTTGGGTCGCCGCTGCCGATCATAGCCCGACAGCCAATCTGCTCGGCCACGCGCTGGCGCAGGGCAGCGGCCAGCCCATCCGCCCGCTGGATCACGTCAACCCGGGTCTCACCCTTGACAATCAAGATCGTGTCTTCCATACCATGCTTAAAAGCCACAACCGAGCGCGACTCACCCAAACTTGCGGCGACGATCGCATCGATCTGCTGGTAGACGGTATATAGCGGTGCTACTGTGGCACTAGGAGGCATGGCATGCATCACCAACACCTGATACCATGGGGCCAAAAGATCGATTTCAAGGCTGCGTGCTTGTTCCATGAAGTCGGTTATCGAGCTACTACCAGCTACGAGGTCAAGCAAACAGCGTTCGCGCAACACTGGTTGATGGGTGGACATCTGCGCATGGAGCGCATCAAGGTGTTCCCTAGCTTGGCGTTCCTGATCGATCTGGCCAGCGATCTTGCGTAACGCTGCCAGCAGATCTTGGGCAACAATGGGTTTCAGCAGATACTCAGTAACCCCGATTTGGATTGCTTCCTGAGCGTAGCGAAACTCATCATGGCCGCTGAGGATCATGATCTTCGTCGTTGGCAGCGTCTCCTTCAGAATTCGACAGAGCTGTAGGCCATCCATAAACGGCATCTTAATATCAGTAATCACGATATCAGGCCGTCGCTCACGAATAATTGGGAGGGCAATTTCACCATCGGAAGCCTCGCCGCAAAACTGATAGCCCGCCGCTGCCCAGTCAATCGCGTCGCGAATCCCTTCGCGGGCTATGATCTCGTCCTCGACTAAAAAAACTTTGTAGTTCATCGTTGCGCCTCTCATGCATCGTCGCACGATCATCGTCGTCTAGCGCCTCAGATATTTAACCACAAAGCATACACGAAAAATACTATTTTTGAAACTAACCTTACCGAGCCAGCCTGAGATCATTAATGTGCTACGGTAGCACGCTTCCCACGCTCCTGCCATAATCAGTAGATCGGCCATAGACATCCATTAGCCTAAATCCTATTTGCCCGAGGATGTCCATAGCACGGACATGCTCAGGCAAATAGGATTATGTCAATTTAATAATGCGATGTATTATTGATTAAGCGTTACAAATGGCATAAACACCACACTTGGGGACTGATTATTGGCTGGGGCTGTCCAAGCGCGAGAACCTTCGGTATTGCCATTAATATCAACTGCTCGCACAATAATGGTTGTTTCAGGCGCTACTTCAAATGGTTGGCTATAGCGTGTCCACGTTGTTTGGCTAGGCAAACGATACTCCAAGCCACGCACCCCTCGGTCATCAGTAGCACTCAGGGTTGCCAGCCACATCAGCTTAGTTTGAGTAAACCCAACCGTCGAAACAGGCGCTTGCTGATCGGTAAAATCAAATGAAGCCTGCGCTAAATTGTTCGCTAAAGCTTGTTGCCCCGCAATTGAAGGGTGATAGTAATCGGCGGTGATCAGGGTTGGCGAAATCGGCGAGTTAAACAACAGGTTTTGGTCAAAGCGGCAGCGCAAATAATTGTTACAAACTTCACTCAATTGGGTGTTGTAATCAACAATTCGTTGGCGAACGCGTTGGCGACGCTCCACATCGGCAGGTGCAGTCGATTCAGGGTTCGCAAACATCGATTGACAAACACTAAATTGGCCCCAAATAAACCGCGCAGTCGAGTTATCCTTAAACGTCTGCCAGACCTGGAAGATATCAGGAACGCTGGCGACAAAAACCCGAACCTCAGGTTCATTGGTGGTTAATTGATTTAAGCCATTCGTGATCTGAGTGCGATAATCAGTCACGCTGGTCATCGCTCCTTCGCTCGAGCGACAAATATCGTTTGCCCCCATCAAGATTGTGGCATATTGGGCGTTGGCTGGCTCAGCACCATTGACTTGGCCAACCAAGGCGGTCATGCTGGCACCGCTCACCGCCGCATTGGTCGCGGTAACACTCCCCGTTGCCGTGCGAATCCGCTCAGTCAAACTATTAACTTCTGGGCTTGTGCCAGTTGCCCAGCTATATTGGGGCTTATCACCAATCTCGGCAATATTGCCATCAGCGAGGAAAGCTCTGGTAATCGAATCACCAAAGGCAACCACCCGTTGGGGATAACCTACAACCGCAGGATCAATCACATCACCTGCCGGCTGGGCAGATGTTTGACCAATACTGGCAACCACCAAACCTACCAATAATCCGATCGTTATTCGACGCATACAGAATCCTCATATCCAACTCAGAATTGAGTTGACTACATAGTACTTTAGCAAGCTTTTGCGCCCCCAAGGAGCAGATTGATGGCAGATTAACGGCAAACTTGCAGCAGATTAACGGCAACCTGAACGCTCCTAGCAAAATAGGGCGTACATCCCAAGTGTCGTAGGCTTGGAAGATACGCCCTAGTTGGCATCGTTAATGAATGATCTAGCCTTGTTTGAAACAGACGCTTTCACTACCTTCGATCATTTGCAGAGCAAATTGGGCTGAGGTAAACGAAGCTTGCGCCACAAGTTGTTGCATCGCAGCGGCAAGTTGAGCCAAACCTACGACTGCATAGGCTTCGTTCTGCCAAGGAATGCTCGTAACAACTTGGTTGGTTTCGGCTCCACTAGCATCACGTAGTTGTTTATGCAAACTAGGATATTGCTGTGTCGCTGGATCAAAGCCAAAGTGCATGGTTTCAGCATGCAGTTTGAAGTTTATACTGGCTAAATCGCCAGCAAACAAACCAATCAGCACACTATCGGCCAAGGTTTCTAGCCGAATTTGATCGATTTTTGCCTCGGCTGCATCGCACGCTTCGATAATGATATTTGGCCAGCCTGCCACAACTGCCGAGCGCAGGATAAAGCCAGTTACGGTTGGCAGACCTCCTAGCAACGTCGGTAGATCAAGTGCTTGCTCATGGGTTAAATCGCCCGTCGTCGCGCGGCCAATGCTTAATGCTCCATCAAATAAGCAGGCCAGCCAATTTGGATCAAGCCGAAAGAAGCGAATTGACTCATTTGGCAACATGGTTTCATCGGGCACAAGGTAATTGAATGGTACGCCTTGCAATTGTGCTAGCCCCTTGAACCATGCTTGAACATCAGCGGGAGCAGCGGTTGCTAGGCTGCGGCTTTGTAAACGCTGCGGCTGAAAACGGGCAGTTGGCGTATTTTGGCTCTTCTTTTGTTGAATTTGCCCACGCTTCCAAGCATACAAACTGGTTGAAATTTGCTTGGTCTGCAACACCATCAAGCGCCCCAATTCCCACGCCGCTGCATACGAAACATCAAACATGCCAGTAGTTGCATCGTAGACCAGTAAACTATCGGCAGCCAAAGCGGGTAAAGGCAGTTGGGCAGTATGGTGGCCTACGCCCAACGGCCCACGATACCACGAGATCGATTGATTGGCTTGGCGCATGCTGTGCGGCAAAAGCGCATAGCCTTGGGCGGCATAACGTTCAGCCAAGGGATTGGTATTGGGAGCAAGTCGCAAATTACTGGGATTATGATTCAAGCCAAGCATCAGATCAGCAAATTGCTGTTGGGCAGCTGGTGGCGAAGCAAACCGCCAACTGCTCAGCACCACCAAGCGAATCAGATCTGAATCGCTGGCTTGTTGGAAATCGAAGCCAGCACTGGTATAGCGATTTTCCAACGAAACCAGAAACACGGTATTAATCTGATTCGGGCCGGGCAAGCGATTACCCAAAATCACCGCTCGCTCCTGTCCGGTTGGCGTGCCATCGTCGCTAATTGCTTGGCGAATATGGGCTTGATAGCCCAAATCGGCATTGCTAGGCAATAGATCGGCCAATAATTGCTTGGCGACATCGATTACTAACACTCGATCATTCGTGGTTTGGCCTGGCTCAAGCGTGAAGCTGGGGAATTTCACCCCAGTATTGACCGATTGCTGCAAATCGCCCAAGGTCATGGTTTGGGCAACTGGCGTTTCATCAGCAGTAAACATCAACAGGCTTAGCCACGGCAAATCTTCATTGTTCGAGTCAGCTTGACGTTCCCACGGCAAGGTCGAACGATTCAAAATCAGGTGTGGCAAAATCGTCGAGTGATCGCTCAGGCTGCCGTCAGGTGGGTAGACTGCATAAATATCCTTGGGATCAAGGCTAAACCGCTCGCCTGCAACCTGAAAATTGCGCGTTGTGCTAAACACTGTCTGCGGAATTTTAGGCTGTGATGGCTCGTTGGTCGAAATTTGATGGGTTACGACAACCTGATACAAACCAGTTTTGAGGCTGGGCTGATGAAATTGGCTAAATTGCAGTTTGTCGTTGGTTACTTCTATTGGATCTGCCATCGGTGTATCCTCAGCAATTACAAGTTTTCATCAGCGTAACTACCAACTTGCGGCGCAATCACATAACTTTGCGCCAAGCTCGCTTGCAGATTGATCGGGCAATCCAGCCCAAAGGCAGCCAGTAAACTCTCACGGGTGGCACTTGGCTCCTGCGCATTTAGGGTTGTGCTAATCGTGGTGCGTCGTTGGGCATCATCAGCAGTTTGGGCCACAAATGGTCGATCAGCTTGCCAAGCAAAACCATCGGCTACGGTTTGGGTGTTGTATTCCAAGTAGCTTTGGTTGATGGCACTGGTGCTGCCAGGTGCTGGTGGTTGCTGAGGCCGAATTTCAAAGCCAGCAATTGCATTCGGCAAAATTGGAGCACTCTTCAAGTTGGGTTGAAATTCAGTGCCCCACAAGGCGTTGGGCATACCTTTGGCAATTGGCGTAAGCGCAAAATCGTGCTCAAACGACACACCATTATGGGTAATTTGAATAATCTGATGCGAGGTTAGGCTGCTTGGAGCCACCGCCATTGGAGCTACCCCGACATTCAGAGCGTAGCTTGAACCAAAATTGACCGCAGTTTGGCCAAAGCTAGCACTGGTGGTTGGAATCAAGCTGTTGGTGGTGAGCAAAAAGCTTGAGGGATTGATCACCCAATCGCAGGTTGGATCGCCTTGTGGCGTTTGCACCAAGCCTGATCCAACCGCGACCCCACAAACCGCCGTTGGATCAGGCAAGAATGAGCTATTAAAGCTCGTCCAATCGATCGGTTTGGGAGTTTTGGCGGCGGCAGCCCCAAAGCTAATATCAAAACTAATAATATCGAGGTCGATTCGCGCTGTGCCCGAGAAATCTGGCCCCCAAATATGCAAATCGGCTCCCACATCGGCTGTGATATGGTGAGTACCAAATAAATGGAAAGTATACGATACCCCTATATCAACGCTCAAACGGGCATCATAATGATAGGGCTTCCAGCCAAGCAAGAAATCGGCAGCAGCATTAAACCATGCTTTTAGGTTGCCGCTCTGCCAGGTTGCTTGCAAACTACCACCAGCCATCAACAACGAGCCAGTCAAGGCAAAATACATTCCGCCTTTGAGAATCAGCGAGCTATCAATTTGCCAATTGAAGCCAAGCCGTGGCACTTGCGGATAATGCGGCGGAATCGTAAAGCTGGGATGATAACCACCCAAGGTCAGCACAAAATCGCCAGCATGCTCTTTGGCAAACCAAGCATAGAAGGCAAATCCGCCAGTCAGATGGCAGCTACGCGAGAGCAAATATGAAGCTGAAGTCAATTGTGCTCGCACACCCAAAAAGCCCTGATCGGGGATGAAGCTCGCCACCAAGGCCATTTGAATTTCGGCCAAGGGGCTGATGGTGCTGGCTAAATCGGGAGTAGGAATAATCGCGGTTGAAAGCCCGAGCAAATCAACCTCGAAATGTTGGCCAAACGAGACCGTCAGCAAGGCAAACGAATCGATCAAGCGGAATGAGTTGAAGCGAATCCCAGCGGTCAAGAACATTTCGCCAATTGAAGGCGGAATATACTGGCGCAGTAGAGCTAACTCAGTTTGGATCGTTTGTTGCGGATCGCTATTGACCGTCGATGGCGGCCCACTGATCGCCTCAGCTACCAAGGGGAAACTGGCAATTTGCTCTATCGGTGGCACAATCAGGCTACGATTATAGCCAAAGCCTGCACTCAAGCCCGTAACAAAGAAGAAGGCCGGGCCGCCCAGTGGAAAATCAAGCACCGCATACACAAACAACGAAGGATGATCATCAAGATAGGCATATGAGCCAATCGCCCCAAGGCTGAATTGTTTGACTCGCAGCGTGGCCATGCCATCATATTCATCGTAGGTTTTACCTTGATTGGAAACCGTGGTATGCACAAATGCGCCGCCAATTTCCACCACTGCATTGCGATAATCCAAGCCTAAGCCTTGAATGCGAAAACTTGGACTAAATACATTCAACGGTGAGCCAAAGCCCAAGCCCTCAACCGTCAGGGTTAAGCCAGCCGCTGTGAGCGAGGCATCAAGCAAAAACCACAAGGTTGAATCTTGATATTGCACGCCGATGCGTTCAAAGTAGACAGGACCAAAGCCTTTTTTAACATCGAACCATTTGGCACTGGCATTGCTGGTCACCACGCTGGTGGTGCTGGTTGGTGGCGTTGGCGGCGTAACTGTACTACTATCGCCAGCCAGCGGCATGCTCAAGGCTTGGGTCGAAGTACCAAAATCAATCAAGGCCGAGACGGTAATGCCTTCGACCAACGGGCTAGGCAAGGCTAAAATGTGTTGAGTTGCCAACACCGTATTCAACTGGCTCACCACGGTGGCGGGGAAATCCAGCGAGGCGATCAACACTTGTAAATCTTGGACTGCCAAGGTTTGATTGCTTGGGAAGGCCTTGCCGACTAATGGTAAATCGGAGAGATTCAAGCTGGCTGCTAAATCGAAGCCAAAAGCAAAGCGGGTTTGGGTATCTTGTTGATAAGCAAACAGCACATCCTTGAGATCAATCGTGAGGCTTTCGGGAATGTAGGCGGCCACATCAGTCGAAACAAACCCAAGCAACTCCTTAACACTGATACTGGCTTGATCGCTGGTATGACTATAGGTCGCGATAAACAAGTTTGAGTTGGGATCGCTGGCAAATTGCAGCGTAAAGATTAAGCTGCCGATTTTCAGCGTACCACCGAATTTGGTGGTATAGCCTTGTTGCGTATGAAGAACATCAATCGTAACAGTTATGTCGAGTTCTTGATTATTGATCGGAAACTTAGCTTCACAGGCAAAGTTAAAATCATAGGTATCGCTGGCAAAGCGAATATAGATTTTCTCAAGGGTCAGTTCGGCAATCGGCTGAGGGATCGTCGATGGCGCACCGCTGAATGATTCAACAATTGCACTAATCAAATGACCAATTTGCATTGGCTTAATCGAAGCATCATCGATATACAACAGACTATTACTATCGGTTGCGTCAAGCGTGCGGCCTGTAAATACCCATGCACCATCTTCGTAATCAACACTCACATCAAACGGTGCATCAGCAAAAATCAGCAAGGTCTCGCCAAACCCAGTCACCGAGTCAGTTTTTTGAGTGATTTGCAGTGCGATCCCACGCAATCCCAAGGCGACCGTCCCAATATACATCGTCCAATCAGTATCGATCTCCATGAAAAAATCGTAGTAGCCTTGGCTTGGCACGGTGCTAACTTTCAGTTTGCTAATGGCCAAGGCTGGAAAGCTAGCGGGATTACCAAAATATAGCGTGATCAAGGCCGCCAAATCGATTGGAGTGCTCGAATCAAGCTGGCCAAAGAAGCCAAAATCAGGCAAAAAGACTTGGAGATTAAAGCGCAAACCTTGGATTGTAATATGCCCAAGCATGGCAACTGTCCGCAAGCGTAAGGCATAGGGATTGAACTGAACTGATACCTGATCGATTGAAACTTCGCTTAAACCCAGGGCATTCAGGCCTGATTGAATGCTTGCTTGTAAACTGCTCCCACCAACAATTCCGGCCATTGTATCGAGGCTGGGCACAAGATTGCCGTTATTTGGCACAACCAACAACTGCCAATTTTCTTGCCCCAACAGCCCAATTTCAATGCGATATGGCTGATCAAGCACCAATGTGCCATGGATATTGCCCTGCAGTTGATAGACCCAACCAAGCCGAGGATCAAGCACAGTGCTCGTTTGGAGGGTGATCCCAACCCCAGTAATCGCCACCCATCCTTCAATAATTGTCCAGGTTGTATTGAGATCAGAAGTAATCGTAAAGATCGTTGGCACAGCCAGATTTGGACCAAGCGAAAGGTTGGTTGTCGAAAGTGGCCCTGACTGAAATTGATCAAGCAATGGCAGGAAGGGGGTTAATTGCCC is a window encoding:
- a CDS encoding response regulator, coding for MNYKVFLVEDEIIAREGIRDAIDWAAAGYQFCGEASDGEIALPIIRERRPDIVITDIKMPFMDGLQLCRILKETLPTTKIMILSGHDEFRYAQEAIQIGVTEYLLKPIVAQDLLAALRKIAGQIDQERQAREHLDALHAQMSTHQPVLRERCLLDLVAGSSSITDFMEQARSLEIDLLAPWYQVLVMHAMPPSATVAPLYTVYQQIDAIVAASLGESRSVVAFKHGMEDTILIVKGETRVDVIQRADGLAAALRQRVAEQIGCRAMIGSGDPTERLSLISQSFSQALAQISSFEPPVEVEPYDHDHLHGGAIVMKARAYIDANYADPAMSLSQAAAHVLLSPTYFSAVFRREVGETFIDYLTHVRIRKAIELLRSTSLTASEIAYRIGYQNPRYFYSVFRKVVGQPPNEFRRHS
- a CDS encoding SGNH/GDSL hydrolase family protein, yielding MRRITIGLLVGLVVASIGQTSAQPAGDVIDPAVVGYPQRVVAFGDSITRAFLADGNIAEIGDKPQYSWATGTSPEVNSLTERIRTATGSVTATNAAVSGASMTALVGQVNGAEPANAQYATILMGANDICRSSEGAMTSVTDYRTQITNGLNQLTTNEPEVRVFVASVPDIFQVWQTFKDNSTARFIWGQFSVCQSMFANPESTAPADVERRQRVRQRIVDYNTQLSEVCNNYLRCRFDQNLLFNSPISPTLITADYYHPSIAGQQALANNLAQASFDFTDQQAPVSTVGFTQTKLMWLATLSATDDRGVRGLEYRLPSQTTWTRYSQPFEVAPETTIIVRAVDINGNTEGSRAWTAPANNQSPSVVFMPFVTLNQ
- a CDS encoding DUF6603 domain-containing protein, which gives rise to MTTLSELRSSLLAAVQTDQLALTPALATDPSLATFISLLPSGQLLITQPVIAPDDPTTTLTVTGNVALDWPVPGTNGELVHVQHVLITYTQATTITATLTANGVLAIDQSLQLALDGTFNPASLQIDWQQAANANSVVALATLANVVSGGQLTPFLPLLDQFQSGPLSTTNLSLGPNLAVPTIFTITSDLNTTWTIIEGWVAITGVGITLQTSTVLDPRLGWVYQLQGNIHGTLVLDQPYRIEIGLLGQENWQLLVVPNNGNLVPSLDTMAGIVGGSSLQASIQSGLNALGLSEVSIDQVSVQFNPYALRLRTVAMLGHITIQGLRFNLQVFLPDFGFFGQLDSSTPIDLAALITLYFGNPASFPALAISKLKVSTVPSQGYYDFFMEIDTDWTMYIGTVALGLRGIALQITQKTDSVTGFGETLLIFADAPFDVSVDYEDGAWVFTGRTLDATDSNSLLYIDDASIKPMQIGHLISAIVESFSGAPSTIPQPIAELTLEKIYIRFASDTYDFNFACEAKFPINNQELDITVTIDVLHTQQGYTTKFGGTLKIGSLIFTLQFASDPNSNLFIATYSHTSDQASISVKELLGFVSTDVAAYIPESLTIDLKDVLFAYQQDTQTRFAFGFDLAASLNLSDLPLVGKAFPSNQTLAVQDLQVLIASLDFPATVVSQLNTVLATQHILALPSPLVEGITVSALIDFGTSTQALSMPLAGDSSTVTPPTPPTSTTSVVTSNASAKWFDVKKGFGPVYFERIGVQYQDSTLWFLLDASLTAAGLTLTVEGLGFGSPLNVFSPSFRIQGLGLDYRNAVVEIGGAFVHTTVSNQGKTYDEYDGMATLRVKQFSLGAIGSYAYLDDHPSLFVYAVLDFPLGGPAFFFVTGLSAGFGYNRSLIVPPIEQIASFPLVAEAISGPPSTVNSDPQQTIQTELALLRQYIPPSIGEMFLTAGIRFNSFRLIDSFALLTVSFGQHFEVDLLGLSTAIIPTPDLASTISPLAEIQMALVASFIPDQGFLGVRAQLTSASYLLSRSCHLTGGFAFYAWFAKEHAGDFVLTLGGYHPSFTIPPHYPQVPRLGFNWQIDSSLILKGGMYFALTGSLLMAGGSLQATWQSGNLKAWFNAAADFLLGWKPYHYDARLSVDIGVSYTFHLFGTHHITADVGADLHIWGPDFSGTARIDLDIISFDISFGAAAAKTPKPIDWTSFNSSFLPDPTAVCGVAVGSGLVQTPQGDPTCDWVINPSSFLLTTNSLIPTTSASFGQTAVNFGSSYALNVGVAPMAVAPSSLTSHQIIQITHNGVSFEHDFALTPIAKGMPNALWGTEFQPNLKSAPILPNAIAGFEIRPQQPPAPGSTSAINQSYLEYNTQTVADGFAWQADRPFVAQTADDAQRRTTISTTLNAQEPSATRESLLAAFGLDCPINLQASLAQSYVIAPQVGSYADENL